DNA from Conexivisphaera calida:
TGATACAGGGGTTCAGGTTGAAGGAGCTGCTCGAATCCGGGCGCCGCGTGGACCTGCTGGGAGTCGTCGGGCAGCACCTCGGCAGGCTGCACTCGGGCGGCATAGTGCACGGGGATCCCACCACGTCGAACTTCATACTCTCCGGGGAGGTCCTGTACGCGATAGATTTCGGGCTCTCCTTCAGATCTCACGCGCCTCAGGACTTGGCATCAGATCTCCACGTCATAAAGGAGGCGCTTGAAAGCTATCACAGCGATTTGTCGAAGGAGGCGGTGCAGTTGCTAATGTCAGGCTACTCCGAGGCTTTCGATGGCAGCCCCGAGGTCATCAGGTGGTTGAGGAGGCTGGAGTCCTCCGGGAGGTACAGAGGAGCATGAGCCAGAGCCCCAGCGGCGCGAGCGGCGTGCGGAGGACGCTCTGTCTAGTGAGCGGCAATCCGCACAAACTGCGTGAGATGTCCGTGGTGGCTGGATCCATGGGCTGGACGCTTACCCTGTGCAAGGGTGCCCAAAAGCTCGAAGTGCAGTCCGACAAGCTGGAGGAGGTTGTTTTGTTCGCCGCGCGCTCGGCCGGACTTCCGGGATCCATCGTGGAGGACAGCGGGCTATTCATCTCATCGCTCAATGGATTTCCAGGCCCCTATTCCTCATACGTCTACTCGACAATAGGCGATGTGGGACTGTTGAGGTTGATGGAGGGCGCCGAGGATCGCAGCGCATACTTCGAGTCAGCGATCGCGTACACTGACGCGCGCGGTAACATAAGGGTGTTCACTGGGCGCGTCTACGGCATGATAGCTGAGGAGCCGGCCGGCTCCGGCGGTTTCGGCTTCGATCCGGTCTTCATCCCGGCTGGATATTCCAAGACTTTCGCGGAGATGGAACTCGAGGAGAAGTCGTGGATCTCGCACAGGGGAACAGCAATCTCGAGGCTTCTGCGGTGGCTGGAGGCGTACGATCTTGGGCGCAGCGCACAAACCTTATAAGTAGTCCCCGAGGGCTCATTCAGGGTTGGCCAGGACTCACTCTCATAAAAGGGGAAAGTCGCACTCCACTAGACCGCCCGCTCTCAAATCGACCTCTTGGATAACTATGTCCCAGAAGGACGTCGAGGACCTCATAGTCAAGATGGCGCACGAAGGCCTCACCCCCAGCATAATAGGTGAGAGGCTGAGGGACGAGTATGGAATACCCAGCGTGAAGAAGCTGATAGGAAAGTCTGTGGTCGACGTGCTCAGGGAGGGCAACGTGGCGCCGCCCATCCCGGAGGACCTGAACAACCTCCTAAGGAAGGCGCGCAGGATAATGGATCATCTCAACACGTTTCACTCCGACAGAAAGAGCAAACATGCCCTCGAGCTGGTGGAGGCGAGCATATATAGGCTGGCCAACTACTACAAGAGGAAGGGCATCATACCCAACAATTGGCAATATAAGGCAGTAGTTGCACAGCTCGCGTAGAGCGGTTGAACGTGGGAACCGGAGAGGGCCTAGATAAACTGCGCCGTGTCGCGTCCAGAGGAGGATCACTTAGGATTCTGTACAACGCCGACCTCGACAGCGTGTCTGCGGCCTCAATAGTGCTCACCGCATCCCGGAGGCTCGGCATCCGTGCAGTGGCCCGTCCATATAACCTAGTGCTCGACCTGTCAAAGGTGAGGAACGAGGTCTTCGAGGAGGATCTCCTACTCGTGATAGGGTTGCTCGTGAAGGGTGAGCCGGCCGCGCTCGGCATAAAGGATATCATGTTGGTGGAGCCCGGCGAATATGTACAGAGAAGGGAGCAGACAGTGTCTGGCCCCGCGTCCGCGGCGCTATCCACGCTGAACGCGTTCGGCGATGGCTCGCCGCTTCAGCTGATAAGATCGGTCGTGGGATATTACGCCACCAGATGCTACCTATCAGACGCGCCCTGCGATGAGGTCACGGCCAGCATAATATCCAGAGGGGGCGACCTACTCGACGCATCGCCAGAGACCCTGATGTCCACACTGCGCATGTTCCTCCCTATAGACGAATCGATTCACCTGACGTTCTACCCCAACCTCGCATTCATGATCGGCGACGTGTCTTCGATCTCCGAGGGACTTAGAGATGCCGGGGTCTGCAGGGAGCGCTGCCCCACGCTCGATGAAATAGAGAGCAAGCGCGACCTCGCCTCGGCGCTCAGATCCTACATGTCCGGCGTGCTTCCACAGGATCTATTCGGGAGGATTTTCTCTAGGAGGATCGGCCTTCGTCCCAGCGCCGGTGTGCTGTCCGACCTCAGCGACCTCTCCCTACTCGAGGAGATGTTGGCCTTCAGGGATGGCCCGCAGCGGGCGCTCTCGGACTCCCTCTCAGCGTATCCTGAGGTTGTCCGCGAGGGCACAAGATCACTGGTCGAGGCCTCCAAGTCCATCTCACGCTGGATTTCCCAGGCAAGGAAGTCCGCGTCTAAGGGCGCTAGGGCAATCGTCGTCGATGACTTAGACGTATCCAGCGCTACGCCTGCCGAGGTGTTCCTTAAGTCGGCCACGTTTCCGATGGTCGAGGGAGACCAACTGCTGATCGTCAGGATAAAGTCGGGGGTAGGCGGCAGCTACCTAGTCAGTGGCAGGCGCAGGGCATCCGTCGACGGGCTACTTGCCGAGGCCGATGGGATGGGCGCGCATCACATATGGTGCGGCGCATTGGCGCGGCTGTGGGTGCCCTCCGAGGAGGACAGGCGCTTCTTATCATTAATATCCTGATAATGTTATGGTGCCCGCGGCAGCCCCGAGCACCTTGCTGCGGCGTTCATTCAAATCATAGTGGATCAACGTGCATCAAGTTTATCGTTTCGTTTGAGCCGTGACGTTGCGGGGCAATGTCCAAGACAACGGTGGACCTCTCGGTTGAGCTGAGGAATCGGAGGGTCGCGGAGTCCATACTCGCGGCGCTTGCGCCTGATAATGTGGACCTGCCGGACGGGATGGAGCTCCATATGCGCGTGGAGTCCACCAAGCTACACGTAATCATTTCATGCGACATCGAGCGCGCTGACACGCTTGCCGCAACTGTTGATGAGGTGCTCGGGCACGTGCGCTTGGCACTTGCGGCGGAGTCATCCGTCGGTCACTGTTCATAATCTGGCCATCTGGATATCGATCGAGCGTGGAGAAAGGGGCCATAAACATTTATTAACGCAACAGAAGGGCTACCCACGTCGCAATTGTCTGCCAAGCAGAAGCGCGAGAAGGTCTGGTTGACCGTGTACGCGCCTCCCTATTTCGGGGGGAGTCCAATAGCATCAATACCCGTAACCCGTCCCGAGTCCGCCATAGGTCGCGTCATAGAGGTAACATTGTACGATCTCCTCAAGCTAGATCCATCGCAATACGTCATAAAGCTGTATTTCCAGGTGGAGAAGGTAGAGGAGGAGAGCGCGTACACCAGGTACAAGGGGCATGAGTACACAGTGGAGTACCTGAACAGCCTGATAAGGCGTGGCACGTCGATGGTGAACCTAATACATGACTACAGGACAAAGGACGGGCTGGACCTCAGGGTCTACGCGGTGGTCTTCACGCAATATCGCATAAACACCTCGCGCAAGCATGCGATAAGGCAGATAGCGCACGAGGTACTCCAGGCGCGCATTCCAGAGATGACGCTGGGCCAGTATGCACAGGAGGCAGTCCTCGGGAAGCTGGCGTCAGAGATATACAACGAGGCGAAGAAGGTCACTGTGCTCAGGCATGCCGGAATCAAGAAGACAAAGCTACTGACGAAGTTGGAGGATCGGCCGCCTCTGGAGCTTCCATATCAGATCCAGGGCGAATCCAGTCCGCCCACTCCGCAGGAGCCCGTGAGCCCGGAACAGTAGGGTCGCGCGCGGCGCTGAAAGCATAGCCCGGAGGAGTGCTGGCAATATAGCGCGGGACCCGCGCTCATCTCCTCTGGGCGGTCGCGACGATCTTTATCACATCGTTGTTCTTCAGCACATGGTCGGCGCCGACGCGCATCTTCCTCCGGACATCCACCGCGTGGAGAAATGTCTCACCGAGCTCCGTGTGTACTCTGTAGGCGAGATCCCTGGCGCTAGATCCCCTGCGCACTAGGTACGCATCCGGCAGCACGTGCCCATCTTTGTCGGATAACCGCTCCTCATCCTCCACCGGGTACACGACTATCATGTCCAATAGCTCGAACACGGCCGCGTTCAGCGCCTGCTGAACCCCAGTCCCTCCAAACACCTTCAGCACTTTCTCCCGGATGTACCTGAGCGCCCTCCCCTGTTCCGGGCTCACGGTGACCCCCTCGACCTCCTCGAAATCGCCATCCCCGGGCCTATACCTTATGAGTCCCTGTTTCGCGGCCTTCCTCAGCGCGAGCTCGGATATCGCGGACGTCGGCACTACCTTGAGGCCGGTCCCGCGGAGCCTCTCCAGGTTCCTCGCGGCGGTCGGCAAGTCCACCTTATTCGCCGCTATTAGCATGGGCTTGGCCAAGACGCGCAGTTCGTGCACGAACTCGTCCAGATGGTCGGACCAGCTGTGCGATGGCTTGCCCAGAAGCCCTATCCTGCCCAGCGCATCCCTAATGTCCTTCGAGGTTATCCCGAGGCCGCTGAGCCTCTTCTCCAGCTCACCCAGCGCCTCCTTGGAGTCTTGGATCCTGGTGACGCGCGGCCAGTCCTTCTCCAGTATTCCCCTCATCCAGAGCTCATATTCACGCGCCACGAACTCCACGTCCACGACCGGATCATGCGACCCTGGATCCACGATCCTGCCCTCCTCATCGGTTGAACCCGATGCATCGACCACATGTATTATTGCGTCGGCCCTCCTCACGTCGTCGAGGAACTTGTTGCCCAGGCCTAGTCCCCTCGCCGCGCCCGGTATGAGCCCCGCCACATCTATGAGCTTTATTGGGATGTACCTGATTCCATCTAGGCACACGGAGTTCACCGGATCATCCTTCACGCCCAGCTCCCTGCAGACGCATGGCGAGGACACGTAGGCAACTCCAACATTAGGCTCCACAGTGGTGAACGGATAATTCGCGATTGCCACGTCGACCAGTGTTGCGGCTGAGAAGAACGTCGACTTACCACTGTTCGGCTTCCCTATGAGCCCTATCGATACCTGTTCCATCGGCGCACCACCCGCGGGCCAGCTGGCCCATACACGCGGGTTGGGCGATCCAGCCACACTTATAACCCCTTTCCCAACCTTTGACTAAGCTCGATGCGTGCCGGGGTTCTGGGCGTTACCTCCCTTTGTGGAAGCTATACGGTTGGTTTTTGGAATTCTCTATAAACACATCCACGGCTCTGCATCGATGCGTGGCGCTAGCTAAAAATACATGGCCTACCAGTGCCCCGCGGCTTGACGGTTAAGGTTCTGATAACTGATGAGGTCGATGAGGCCGGCGTGGACATGCTGCGCAGCGCCGGCTTTGAGGTCAAGTATTCCCCGGGAATGGGGAAGGATGAACTCCTGGGAGTCATCGGGCAGTACCATGTCTTGATAGTCAGGAGCAGGACCAAGGTCACCAAGGAAGTCATAGAGCGTGGACGCAACTTGGTGGTCATAGGGAGATCCGGCGTTGGGCTGGACAACATAGACGTGGAGACAGCGCGCGCACGCGGGATAGAGGTCGTGAATTCGCCTGAGGCGCTCACGAACTCGACGGCGGAGCTCGCCCTTGGCCTGATGCTCGCGGCGGCTAGGAAGATAGCCTACACGCACCAGCAGCTGAGCTCCGGCAAATGGGCAAAGGAGGAGTCCATGGGCTATGAGCTGTACGGCAAGACCCTCGGCATAATAGGATTCGGAAGGATAGGCAGGAGGCTGGCCGAGCTCGCCAGCTGCATGGGTATGAGCGTATTGGCGTACGATGTAGTGAAGCCGCCGGAGGACTCCCTAAGGAAGGTGGGCGCCAAGCTGGTGGGCCTTGAGGACCTCTTCGCCGGATCCGACTTCATATCCATCCACGTGACCCTGACACCTCAGACGAAGGGCATGATAGGCGAGCCGCTGCTCAGGAAAGCCAAGAGGAACGCGATAATAGTGAACACGTCAAGGGGCGAAGTCTTCGACACTCAGTCGCTCGTGAAGGCTCTGGAGTCCGGCTGGATAGCTGGCGCCGCGCTCGACGTCTACGACAAGGAACCCCCAGAGCCTGGGTCCAAATTGCTCACGCTTCCCAACGTCGTCCACACCCCTCACATAGGCGCGCAGACCTACGAGGCCCAGAGAAAGTCCATAACGATGTTGGCCGAAAAGATAATAAGCATAATCAAGTCGAAGGGCCTAAGCTGACGGAAAATGGGCGTATACCAGCAGTTGAACGAGACTTGGCACAGATTCTACTCCGAGAGATCTCAGGAGCTGAAGGAAAAGCTCGTTGAGTGGAGGAGGGAGCCCAGGGTCCTGCGCGTGGATAGGCCGACGCGCCTGGACAAGGCCAGGAGGGTCGGCTACCGGGCGAAGCAGGGAATAATAGTGGTTCGCGCCAGGGTGCCGAAGGGCGGCATGCGGAGGAAGAGGCCGAACTCCGGCAGGCGCCAGAAGGCGCTCGGAACCGTCAGGATAAAGGGCAAGTACAGCTCCAGGGACGTCGCGGAGAATCGTGCGAAGGAGATGTTCCCGAACATGGAGGTCCTAGGATCCTACTATCTGGCTGAGGATGGTAGGTACTACTGGTTCGAGGTGGTGATGGCCGATCCGAGTCACCCCTCGATAGCCGGCGATCCAAAGTTTCGGAGAGTCCTCGGCTCAAGGATGGGTTGAGCATGTGCGCCGCGCTTCCCGCGCACGAGCGCGCCCTGTTGAAGGCAATATTCGTAGGCAGGCTCAAGGGCGCGCGTTCGGACGCCGCGGAGCTCTCGAACGTCCTGGGACTTCCCGAGGAGCTGGCCTCTGGCTGGCTTTCGTCCCTCGAGTCGAGGGGGCTCGTGCGTGGAGGCGCTGCGGGGTACGTGCTGACCGACGCAGGTAGATCCGCGATAAATGTCGTCCTGACCGGCGGCGTCTTTGACGTCATACATCCGGGCCACGTATACACGCTCAGGGCGGCGGCCGCCCTGGGCGACGTGCTGGTCGTCGTTGTTGCGCGCGACTCCACGGTCGAGAGGAACAAGGGCCGTCCCCCGCTACACGGCGAGGATCTGAGGTTGATGCTGGTCTCGGCGCTCAAGCCCGTGGACGTCGCTGTGCTGGGCAGCACTGGTGACATCATGGACACCGTGGAGCTCGTCAGGCCCGACGTGATAGCCCTTGGCTACGATCAGATCCACACGGAGGATTCCCTGATCAGGGCTGGCGCATCCAGGGGGTTGAGATTCAGGATAGTCCGGCTTGACAGCCCCTATCCCGACATAAAGACCAGCGCAATAAGGTCAAAGCTTGGAATCTGAAGGGGAAGTTCCCTCAACGAAGCGTAAGCACGATCGCTAGCGGCACTTGATGCTGGCCTCCGTCAGAACCTTGACGGCGTCATCTAACACCATCTTCGCGACGTCTACCTTTCTCTTTATCCCCGCGGCCGACCTATCGTAGATGGCCATGTGCGCCACCTTCGAGTACACATCGTCCGCGACCCGCAGTATCCTCTCCGCCTCCTCCAGATTTCCGGCGCGCACGCGATCATAGATCAACCTGCGGCACTCACCAATTGCGTCCAGGATGCCGAGCACGTACGATCTGGGATCTACGCCCAGCTCGACGGCGCCCCTTATAGTCCTATCAAATGCCACATCGTGGAAGACGTTCGCCTCCACGTACTCGGCCTCCACCGGCAGCACGTACTTCAGGAGATCCAGTTCTGCGCGGCTCCTCATCGCCCGCAGTATCCTCTCCGCCTCCTCCAGCTTCTCCCTGGCGCGTTCCTCATCGCCCACGTGCACGCTTGCGATCGCCCTCCTTATGGCGAGCATAGCATCCCTGCCATCCTTGAGGAGCGCCTCCCTAGCATCCTCAATCCTCTTGAGTTCAGCCTCGACTCCATCAGCTATCGTGGGATCCAAGAGGTGCACCAAGGACTCTCGGCCTCTCTCAGAAGGTGATGCTCCTCTCGTCGAAGCCGGATTTCCTGACGACGAGCACGTCCACGCCGTCCCCGCTGGCCGCGTCACGTAGTATGGCGGATTTTATGGCGCGAATGGCTAGATCCACGGCGGCCTCTGCGTCCATGCCATCCTTGTAGCCGGCCTCCACGATACTTATCGCGGTCTCTGCGCCCGTTCCCACGGCCGCATACTTATCCGGTATCACCGATCCGAGCGGATCCAACACGTAGATCTCCGGCGCGTCGCCATCTCCCACTCCTCCAAGTATCACCTGCGTGAGCATAGGAGCCATCCTCTGCTCATACATTATAACGCCCATCAGTTTGGCGACTGACCTGGGAGTGACCGGCCTGAGCTCGTCCACCTCCTTCAATTTAACCATGGACTGCACGTACCTCACGAGCACTTGCATGTCGCCTATCATGCCGGCGAACGCCGCGCCCACCCCATCAGTTATGCGGAAGACCTTCTTACCGCTCCTGCTCACTATGAAGTTACCATAGGCGAAGCGTTTCTCCGCTGCCAGGACTACCCCATCGTTGAACGCTATACCCACGGCTGTGGCTCCCGGGATGATAGATTCTATTCCCATACGTCCACCGCTGCCTTTCCTGAATATTAAGCATTCTGCCTCTACTGTAGGATATTGGATGATTGGCGTTTGCCATTCATCCCCTCCGCGCAGGGATAGGGAGGTGATGCGACCAGGCCAGTCCAGCTTAAATACCGCCCACATGTGTATCGATAATATTATGTTCAGTGCGTGAACGTGAAGCCTCCTCGCGTTCACGTTGTTGGCGAAGACCTTCGTCCTCCTCTTCAGGGTCCTGAAGAACCTCTCAATCCTGCTCCTGATCCCGAAGGTCTCGTGGTAGTAGCTGAGGCCGAGGGACCTGAAGGCCCACCCGTACCACGGGCCCCTGTCTACCACGAACAGCGGCCTGTCGGTGCACCTCCCCAGGACCCTCCTCAGGAAGAGGAGGGCGTGCATGGCGCTCCTGGACCAGGTGGCCTCCATGGCGAGGAGCTCCCTCGTGTCGAGGTCCATCGCCGCCCACACATACACGATCCTACCGTTCACCTTCAGCTCCGTCTCGTCGACGGCCACGAGCCTCCTCTCCTTGGGAGGAACTGATCCTGGAATGGTTGCGACCGCCCTGGCCCACTTCAGCACAGAGGAGTGCGACACTCCAGTCTCCTCGGCTATCTCCCACGAGGAGAGCCCGGCCATGTAGAGCAGGACGGCACGAGCCTTTTCCTCGATAGCTATTTTATTCCGCCTGAATACACCGGAGGCGCGGATCGCCTCCGCTAGTTCTCTGATTGGATCTATGTGCATAGAGGGCCGGTGGGGGCGGTCCGCGCCTTAACCTTCACTCGAACTCGGTGAGCCCCCTTCCCTCCCGTCCGCCTCCACTGCGTAGAAAGTTGAACCGTGATCGGAGAGTATCCTCGGGCCTCCAGTGCTCCGCGATCGCCCTCCTCAGCACCTCGCGGCCGTACTTCTTCAGCATACTTAACCAGAACCTGCCCAGGTTGGCGCTGCCGGCTATCCTATGAGGGGGTGAAGCAATTTCCAGATAAGAGAGTACGTCAAAGGTTTGCAAAAGAACTATAAACGGCGATCTACGAGCGCGGCACGTGCGCACCGGCATATTCGTGGGCAGGTTCCAGCCATTCCACAAGGGCCATCTCGAGGCTGTCCGGTACGCGCTCGGCAGGGTTGATCGCCTCGTGATAGTCATAGGAAGTGCGCAGAGGAACTACGAGCCGCGCAATCCGTTCACACTAGGCGAGAGAATCGAGATGATTTGGAGAGTGCTGAGGACAGAGGGCCTGCTCGACCGCGTCCTGATAGTGCCCGTCCAGGACGTGGAGAACCATGCTACCTGGGTGAAGTTCGTGGAGGCATCGGTTCCTGAATTCTCCCACGTGTTCTCTAACGATCCGCTCACGCTCGAGCTCTTCCGCGCCGAGGGCTACGACGCGGCCGAGGTCCCTCTGCTGAATCGTCCGCTCTACATGGCGACTGAGGTCAGGCAGCGGATGGCCAACGGCGGGAATTGGGAGGATCTGGTGCCATCCCCGGTCGCGGAGTATCTGAAGGAAATCGGCGGCGTGGACAGGGTGCGTCGCATATTGGGTGCGGAGTGAGCGCACATTTACCGCGCGCGGTGCCTAGACAGTGCGCGTCGTTCACGTTCGAGGTGATCTGCGTCGTCCGGGAAGACTTTTAAGTATAGCCCCCTCCAGCACGCGGTTGGAATGCCGGAGAATGGCTCGTTCTATCCCAGGCACAAGCTGGTGATGCTGCCGGGTCCCACCAACGTGCCAGAGCGGATACTCTTGGCCATGGCAAGGCCCATGATAAACCACCGGGGACCTGAGTTCCATCAGCTCTATGATGGGATAATAAGGAAATCTCGTGAGGTTTTCAAGACGAAGGACGGCGAGATAGCCGTGGTCTCCGCCTCCGGAACCGGCGGCGTCGAGGCCGCAGCGCTAAACGTCGTGAAGCCGGGCGACAAGGTTGTCGTGCCGGTGTTCGGTGAGTTCGGCGAGAGGATCGTGGAGCATGTGAAGCGCGCGGGGGGCGACGTGGTGGAGGTCAGGTCTCCATACGGAACTGCGCCCGAGCCCGCCGAGGTCGAGCGGGCGGTGAAGTCCGCCGGCAAGGTGAAGGCCCTCTTCGTCGTCTACAACGACACATCGCCCGGTGTCACCTACAGGTGGCTGAAGGAAGTGTCGAGGATCGCCAAGGACGCCGGGGCGTTCGTGGTAGTGGACGCCATATCGGTGTTCGGCGGCGACGAGTTGCCACAGGACGACTGGAAACTCGACCTGGTGATAGCCGGTGCCCAGAAGTGCCTGAGCCTCCCTCCGGGCATAACCCTTCTCTCCGTGAGCAAGGAGCTCAAGGACTACATATCGCGCAATCCCCCGTCGTCAACGGTGTACTTCGACCTCAGCAAGTACTTCGAGTTCAATAAGAAACTGGAGATACCCTTCACCCCAGCTATACCGATATTCTACGCGCTGGACGAATCGCTCAACATGGTGCTCGAGGACGGGCTCGACAGGAGAATAGAACGGCACCGTGTGGCTGCTATGGCCTACTACAAGGCACTGGAGGCGGCCGGGCTGAAGCCGTTCGTCGAGCCGCGCGTCAGGTCGAACGTAGTCATAACCGTGGAGTATCCGCCCGGCGTGCAGGACGCGGCATTCAGGGACCTGTTGGACAAGGAATTCGGCGTTGTAGTGGCCGGGGGCTTCGGAAGTCTGAAGGGCAAGATATTCCGGATCGGTAACATGGGTGACATAAGTCCGATAAACGTCGCGCAGACGCTGATGGGAATAGCCGGCGCGTTCTCGGAGCTCGGCGTGAAGGTCGATGCATCGGCGATGCTGGCCGCTGCCCACGAGGAGCTCAAATCGCTCCTCTCTGGACAATCTTTATAAAATCACCAGATCATTCACGGCCGATCGCCTTGGATAAGGGCACACTGGTCTACATCAACTACACGCTCAGGGTGAAGGGCGAGGAGAAGCCGGTGGAGACCACCAGCGAGGAGGTCGCTAAGCAGTCCGGCGTGCATAACCCCGAGATAAAGTACGAGCCGATGCTGGTCGCGGTCGGCGACCGGTGGGTGGTGCCCGGACTCGATGACGCCCTGCTGCAGATGTCCGAGGGCGAGAAGCGCACGCTAGAGGTCCCGCCCGAGAAGGGATATGGCCAAAGGGATCCCTCCAAGATAAAACTGATCCCCCTC
Protein-coding regions in this window:
- a CDS encoding KEOPS complex kinase/ATPase Bud32, giving the protein MDRPIEIKELRVIARGAEADILEVEWMDVRVILKRRLPKEYLNPALDARVRYHRTVREAEILHEAKLSGVPTPLVYFVDPVNAEIIMEMIQGFRLKELLESGRRVDLLGVVGQHLGRLHSGGIVHGDPTTSNFILSGEVLYAIDFGLSFRSHAPQDLASDLHVIKEALESYHSDLSKEAVQLLMSGYSEAFDGSPEVIRWLRRLESSGRYRGA
- the rdgB gene encoding RdgB/HAM1 family non-canonical purine NTP pyrophosphatase, translated to MVEEAGVLREVQRSMSQSPSGASGVRRTLCLVSGNPHKLREMSVVAGSMGWTLTLCKGAQKLEVQSDKLEEVVLFAARSAGLPGSIVEDSGLFISSLNGFPGPYSSYVYSTIGDVGLLRLMEGAEDRSAYFESAIAYTDARGNIRVFTGRVYGMIAEEPAGSGGFGFDPVFIPAGYSKTFAEMELEEKSWISHRGTAISRLLRWLEAYDLGRSAQTL
- a CDS encoding 30S ribosomal protein S15 — encoded protein: MARTHSHKRGKSHSTRPPALKSTSWITMSQKDVEDLIVKMAHEGLTPSIIGERLRDEYGIPSVKKLIGKSVVDVLREGNVAPPIPEDLNNLLRKARRIMDHLNTFHSDRKSKHALELVEASIYRLANYYKRKGIIPNNWQYKAVVAQLA
- a CDS encoding KEOPS complex subunit Pcc1, which gives rise to MSKTTVDLSVELRNRRVAESILAALAPDNVDLPDGMELHMRVESTKLHVIISCDIERADTLAATVDEVLGHVRLALAAESSVGHCS
- a CDS encoding 30S ribosomal protein S3ae, encoding MSAKQKREKVWLTVYAPPYFGGSPIASIPVTRPESAIGRVIEVTLYDLLKLDPSQYVIKLYFQVEKVEEESAYTRYKGHEYTVEYLNSLIRRGTSMVNLIHDYRTKDGLDLRVYAVVFTQYRINTSRKHAIRQIAHEVLQARIPEMTLGQYAQEAVLGKLASEIYNEAKKVTVLRHAGIKKTKLLTKLEDRPPLELPYQIQGESSPPTPQEPVSPEQ
- a CDS encoding redox-regulated ATPase YchF; the encoded protein is MEQVSIGLIGKPNSGKSTFFSAATLVDVAIANYPFTTVEPNVGVAYVSSPCVCRELGVKDDPVNSVCLDGIRYIPIKLIDVAGLIPGAARGLGLGNKFLDDVRRADAIIHVVDASGSTDEEGRIVDPGSHDPVVDVEFVAREYELWMRGILEKDWPRVTRIQDSKEALGELEKRLSGLGITSKDIRDALGRIGLLGKPSHSWSDHLDEFVHELRVLAKPMLIAANKVDLPTAARNLERLRGTGLKVVPTSAISELALRKAAKQGLIRYRPGDGDFEEVEGVTVSPEQGRALRYIREKVLKVFGGTGVQQALNAAVFELLDMIVVYPVEDEERLSDKDGHVLPDAYLVRRGSSARDLAYRVHTELGETFLHAVDVRRKMRVGADHVLKNNDVIKIVATAQRR
- a CDS encoding D-2-hydroxyacid dehydrogenase, translated to MTVKVLITDEVDEAGVDMLRSAGFEVKYSPGMGKDELLGVIGQYHVLIVRSRTKVTKEVIERGRNLVVIGRSGVGLDNIDVETARARGIEVVNSPEALTNSTAELALGLMLAAARKIAYTHQQLSSGKWAKEESMGYELYGKTLGIIGFGRIGRRLAELASCMGMSVLAYDVVKPPEDSLRKVGAKLVGLEDLFAGSDFISIHVTLTPQTKGMIGEPLLRKAKRNAIIVNTSRGEVFDTQSLVKALESGWIAGAALDVYDKEPPEPGSKLLTLPNVVHTPHIGAQTYEAQRKSITMLAEKIISIIKSKGLS
- a CDS encoding 50S ribosomal protein L15e, with the protein product MGVYQQLNETWHRFYSERSQELKEKLVEWRREPRVLRVDRPTRLDKARRVGYRAKQGIIVVRARVPKGGMRRKRPNSGRRQKALGTVRIKGKYSSRDVAENRAKEMFPNMEVLGSYYLAEDGRYYWFEVVMADPSHPSIAGDPKFRRVLGSRMG
- a CDS encoding adenylyltransferase/cytidyltransferase family protein, whose amino-acid sequence is MCAALPAHERALLKAIFVGRLKGARSDAAELSNVLGLPEELASGWLSSLESRGLVRGGAAGYVLTDAGRSAINVVLTGGVFDVIHPGHVYTLRAAAALGDVLVVVVARDSTVERNKGRPPLHGEDLRLMLVSALKPVDVAVLGSTGDIMDTVELVRPDVIALGYDQIHTEDSLIRAGASRGLRFRIVRLDSPYPDIKTSAIRSKLGI
- a CDS encoding DDE-type integrase/transposase/recombinase gives rise to the protein MHIDPIRELAEAIRASGVFRRNKIAIEEKARAVLLYMAGLSSWEIAEETGVSHSSVLKWARAVATIPGSVPPKERRLVAVDETELKVNGRIVYVWAAMDLDTRELLAMEATWSRSAMHALLFLRRVLGRCTDRPLFVVDRGPWYGWAFRSLGLSYYHETFGIRSRIERFFRTLKRRTKVFANNVNARRLHVHALNIILSIHMWAVFKLDWPGRITSLSLRGGDEWQTPIIQYPTVEAECLIFRKGSGGRMGIESIIPGATAVGIAFNDGVVLAAEKRFAYGNFIVSRSGKKVFRITDGVGAAFAGMIGDMQVLVRYVQSMVKLKEVDELRPVTPRSVAKLMGVIMYEQRMAPMLTQVILGGVGDGDAPEIYVLDPLGSVIPDKYAAVGTGAETAISIVEAGYKDGMDAEAAVDLAIRAIKSAILRDAASGDGVDVLVVRKSGFDERSITF
- a CDS encoding nicotinamide-nucleotide adenylyltransferase, whose product is MRTGIFVGRFQPFHKGHLEAVRYALGRVDRLVIVIGSAQRNYEPRNPFTLGERIEMIWRVLRTEGLLDRVLIVPVQDVENHATWVKFVEASVPEFSHVFSNDPLTLELFRAEGYDAAEVPLLNRPLYMATEVRQRMANGGNWEDLVPSPVAEYLKEIGGVDRVRRILGAE
- a CDS encoding pyridoxal-phosphate-dependent aminotransferase family protein, which encodes MPENGSFYPRHKLVMLPGPTNVPERILLAMARPMINHRGPEFHQLYDGIIRKSREVFKTKDGEIAVVSASGTGGVEAAALNVVKPGDKVVVPVFGEFGERIVEHVKRAGGDVVEVRSPYGTAPEPAEVERAVKSAGKVKALFVVYNDTSPGVTYRWLKEVSRIAKDAGAFVVVDAISVFGGDELPQDDWKLDLVIAGAQKCLSLPPGITLLSVSKELKDYISRNPPSSTVYFDLSKYFEFNKKLEIPFTPAIPIFYALDESLNMVLEDGLDRRIERHRVAAMAYYKALEAAGLKPFVEPRVRSNVVITVEYPPGVQDAAFRDLLDKEFGVVVAGGFGSLKGKIFRIGNMGDISPINVAQTLMGIAGAFSELGVKVDASAMLAAAHEELKSLLSGQSL